A genomic window from Shewanella vesiculosa includes:
- the flgK gene encoding flagellar hook-associated protein FlgK, translated as MSIDLLNIARTGVQASQAQLGVTSNNIANANTAGYNRQVATQTTLESQRLGNSFYGTGTYVTDVKRVYNEFAARELRIGQTSMSAAETSYSKLSELDQIYSQIGKMLPANLNDFFASINNVADLPTDLGIRGSSLSSAEQLAIGLNQMQSQLDGQVKQTNSQIESVTVRVNEISKELGRINLELMKSQGEDSQLLDKQDSLILELSEYAQVNVIPLDTGAKSIMLGGSVMLVSGEVSMSIGMSPGDPYPNEPRINASIGDKTLIIDPAKIGGQLQSLFSFRDDTLLPASTELGQLALGIADTFNEMQAKGFDLNGNVGSDIFRDINDPLMASGRAATNSTNTGTAAMSVNIDDVGALSGGSYELSYTIADGYQLKDTKTGEQTTLTVSGSQLTGGAGFSINIASGAVADGDKFEIRPTAGAASGLKVVMTDPKGIAAAGPSLSADVANSGNTSISLNSMNSSAAGFQGVGSSITFQINTAANTYEAFDSAGASLGVGAYTGNNINAFGMDFNITTSGTATGERFTFDLSFAEGDNSNAVEMAKLSDTKLMNNGTGTLNSVFENTKLDIGSQTKSAEVRMGSSTAIYQQAYNRVQSESGVNLDEEAANLMRFQQSYQASARIMTTAQTIFDTLLSSVR; from the coding sequence ATGTCGATTGACTTACTCAATATCGCTCGCACAGGCGTTCAAGCATCTCAAGCGCAATTAGGTGTCACCAGTAATAACATTGCCAATGCAAATACTGCTGGTTACAACAGGCAAGTTGCCACCCAGACCACTTTAGAATCGCAACGCTTGGGTAATAGTTTTTATGGTACAGGTACTTATGTTACTGACGTAAAACGTGTTTATAACGAGTTTGCTGCGCGCGAGTTACGCATAGGCCAAACCAGCATGAGTGCGGCTGAAACCTCTTACAGTAAGTTAAGTGAGTTAGACCAGATTTATTCTCAAATTGGTAAAATGTTACCAGCAAATTTAAATGATTTTTTTGCCAGCATTAATAATGTAGCCGACTTACCGACCGATTTAGGCATTCGCGGCAGTAGTCTCAGCTCTGCTGAACAGTTAGCCATTGGCCTAAATCAAATGCAATCACAACTCGATGGTCAGGTAAAGCAAACTAATAGCCAAATAGAATCGGTTACAGTTCGTGTTAATGAAATCAGTAAAGAATTAGGTCGCATCAATTTAGAGTTAATGAAATCTCAAGGCGAAGACAGTCAGTTATTGGATAAGCAAGATTCATTGATACTAGAACTGAGTGAGTATGCTCAGGTGAATGTTATTCCGTTAGATACCGGCGCAAAATCAATTATGCTAGGCGGTTCAGTGATGTTGGTGTCAGGTGAAGTGTCGATGTCAATTGGCATGAGTCCAGGCGATCCATATCCAAATGAACCGCGCATTAATGCTTCTATTGGCGATAAAACGCTCATTATTGATCCTGCAAAAATAGGCGGTCAATTACAGTCTTTATTCTCTTTTCGTGACGATACCTTGTTACCGGCCAGTACTGAACTTGGTCAATTAGCCTTAGGTATCGCAGACACCTTTAACGAAATGCAAGCCAAAGGTTTTGACTTAAACGGTAACGTCGGTAGCGATATCTTTCGTGATATTAACGATCCATTAATGGCATCAGGCCGTGCAGCAACTAATTCTACAAATACTGGTACAGCAGCAATGTCGGTCAATATTGATGATGTGGGTGCATTATCAGGTGGTAGCTACGAGTTGAGCTATACCATCGCAGATGGTTACCAATTAAAAGATACTAAAACTGGAGAGCAAACCACATTAACAGTATCGGGTAGTCAACTTACCGGTGGTGCAGGTTTTAGCATTAATATTGCCAGTGGTGCCGTAGCGGACGGTGATAAATTTGAAATCCGCCCAACAGCAGGCGCAGCCTCTGGTTTAAAAGTGGTGATGACCGATCCCAAAGGCATTGCTGCTGCTGGGCCTAGTTTAAGTGCCGATGTTGCCAATTCTGGTAATACTTCTATCAGTTTAAATAGCATGAACTCCAGCGCTGCGGGTTTCCAGGGTGTTGGATCGTCGATTACTTTTCAAATCAACACAGCAGCCAATACTTACGAAGCATTTGACAGTGCTGGAGCGTCGTTAGGCGTAGGTGCTTATACCGGCAATAACATTAACGCTTTTGGTATGGACTTTAATATTACGACTTCAGGTACTGCGACTGGCGAACGTTTCACGTTTGATTTGTCATTTGCTGAAGGCGACAACAGTAATGCAGTTGAAATGGCTAAATTGTCTGATACCAAATTGATGAATAACGGCACTGGTACCTTAAATAGCGTATTTGAAAATACTAAATTGGATATTGGTAGCCAAACTAAGTCTGCTGAAGTACGAATGGGCTCTTCAACGGCTATTTATCAACAAGCTTACAATCGCGTGCAAAGCGAGTCAGGTGTCAACCTTGATGAAGAAGCTGCAAATTTAATGCGTTTTCAACAGTCTTACCAAGCATCTGCCAGAATAATGACAACGGCACAAACCATTTTCGACACTTTATTAAGCTCGGTTCGCTAG